CACGCGCGCGAGCTGGTGCGGCAGACCCACGAGATGGCGCGCGTGGGGCACACCGCGTCGCAGAAGGCGGAGGACCAGGCGCGCGCCGGGCGGGAGCTGTCCGACAGCGTGGTGCGGCTGAGCGCCTCCATCGACGAGCTGCGCAGCGCCAACCTGGTGCTCACCCACGCGGACGCGTCCATCCGCGAGGAGGTCGCCCAGGTGCGCGAGGACGCGCGGCGGGTCATCCGCATCGGCGACGGGTTGACGCGCACGGTGGACCAGCTGGGCCACGAGGCGCTGGGCCTGGAGACGGAGGTGTTCCGCTTCCGCCTGCCCCAGCCGCGCACGGGCGGCACGCTGCGCGTGGTGCTCCACCAGGCGGCCTCGCTGCGCAACCGGCAGGCGGTGGACCCGCTGTTCAGCGTGGAGAACCAGCTGGCGGAATTGACCGCGTGCGCCTTCTCCGGGCTCGTGCGGCTGGCGGACGGGGGCCTGGAGCCAGACCTGGCCGAGCGCTGGGACGCGGACCCGTCCGCGCGCCGCTACCGCTTCTACCTGCGCCGCGGCGTCAGCTTCCACGACGGCGCCCCGTTGACGGCGCAGGACGTGAAGCGCCACCTGGAGCGGCTGCTGGACCCGGCGGTGCGCTCGCCCGACCGCAGCCTGCTGGAGGACGTGGAGGGCGCCACCGAGTACACGTCGGGCATGGCCCGGGACGTGTCCGGCATCGAGGCGCTGGACGAGTCGACGCTGGAGATACGGCTGCGCGAGCCCAAGGCGTTCTTCCTGCACCTGATGGCCCTGACGCCCACGGCGGTGGCGCGGGTGGACGCGGGCGGGCGGCTGGTGGGCACCGGCCCCTTCCGCGTCGCGTCGCTGGAGCCCGAGCGCGTGGTGCTGGAGCGCAACACCGCGTTCTGGCGCACCGGCGCGCCGCTGCTGGACCGGCTGGAGTTCCAGCTGGTGGACTCGCGCGAGGAGGCGGTGGGGCGGCTGCAGCGCGGCGCCGCGGACCTCGTCTCGTTCCTCTCCGCCGAACACGTCGACGTGCCGGGGCTGGAGTCCTTCCAGGTGGTGGCGAGCACGACGCCCTCCACCGCCTTCGTGGCGCTCAACTCCCGCGAGGCGCCCTATGACGACGTGCGCGTGCGGCGCGCGCTGCGCGCGGGCATGGACATCACCGCCATGGTGGAGCAGTTCCACCCGGGCGCCCGGGTGGCGCGCACGCTGACGCCGCCGGAGCTGCTGGGCGGCGCGGAGGTGAACCCGGTGCCGGTGCCCGACCTGGCGCTGGCCGAGCAGCTGCTGCGCGACGTGGGCCTGCGCCGGCTGCGCCTCACCCTGCACCACCCCACCGGCCGCGACACGTCCGCCGAGGACGCCGTCCTCTTCCGTCCCCTGCTGCAAGCGGGGCTGCTGGAGCTGCGGCACGTGGCGATGCCGCCCGAGGAGTACACGGCCCGGCTGCGCGAGGGGAAGATTCCGGCGTTCCGCACGCTGTGGCTGGCGGACTTCCCGGACCCGGACACCTTCCTGCACTTCCTGCTGAACTCGAGCGCGCAGACGGTGTACCCGCTGGGCTACCGCAACGCGGAGCTGGACCGCATCACCGCCGAGGCCCGCGTCTCCATCGACCCGGAGCTGCGCCAGCAGCTCTACATCCGCGCCGAGCACCTGTTCCGCGCGGACTGCCCGCTCATCCCGCTGTACCACGACCGCATCCACGCGGCGGCCACCACGTCCGTGCAGGGGCTGCGGCTGCACCAGGCCCCACCCCAGGTGCGCTTCGAGGACCTGTGGGTGGACCCGAACGCGACGACGTGACTCACGGCCTCCCGCGCCGCGTCCCCGCGCCGCTGGCGTGGCGCAGGGGCCAGCCCCGGGTCTCCACGAGGACGTCCGGGCCCACGTCGTAGGACTCCAGGCGCCAGGCGCCCTCGCGCTCCACCACCACGAGCAGCCTGCTCTCGAAGAACGTCGCCCCCAGGAGCACGGGGCGCCCTGGCAGCGGGCACATGGCCAGCTTCCGGCCCTCCGCGAAGAGCTGGAGCCAGGACTGCCGCCCGTCCGGGAGGGGCACGTCCGCGAGCACGCCCACCGCGCCCCCCTCGACGACGGTCGCCTCGCGCAACATCCCTCCCAGCGACGAGAAGGGCAGCACGTCCACCTCCCACATCCCTCGCCCCGTGCCCGCCTCCACCGCGCGCAGCACCGTGCGCTCCTCGTCGGCCTCGCACGGCACGCCGTCCGTCCGCGCGCACGCGTGGGCGAAGAGATAGGCCCGGGCCACGCCGTCCTTCTTCGCCGGAATCAGCGCGGGCTCCGCCACGGGCGTCAGCGTCCGCGTGCCGCCATCCCAGTCCACCTCCGTCCTGGACGCGAACCCGCCATCCATGAAGACGGAGGCCCGCGCCCCCACCAGCAGCTGGTCGTCCGCCACCGCGAGCGACGGCAGGCCGGCCAGCGCCCCGGCGTCCACGAGCGTGGACACGCGGAGCGCCGTGCCCCCGTCCTCGTCCGTGGCCTCCACCGCCGCGCGCGCCAGCAGGCCGTCCACCGTGTAGCGATAGGCGACGTCCTCCTCGTCCAGCGCGAGCCGGGTCTCCCCACGCCAGGGCTCCACGGGCCCCGCGTACAGCACCGTGCCCGCGTCCGCGTGGCCGTCGAGCCAGACCCACCGCTGCCCCTCGGGCGACGGGAGGCCCGCGTCCCCTCCCGCGTCGGGTGCCTGGCGCCAGGCCACGCTCGCCACCACGTCACCCGTCGTGGTCAACGCGACCTGCCCGGCGCCCACCGCGCCCCGCCACGTCCCCGCGTCCTCGGGCGCGCCCAGCGTCGCCCAGGACGCCTCCCACTGCCTGGCCCCCGGCGCGCGCGGGCCATAGGACTCCAACCCCGCGGGCCCTCGCACCAGCACCCCTTCCTCCGATACCGCCAGCAGCGCGCGTGGCGCGTCCTCGGGGAACGGCGCCGCGTAGCGCACGAGCCCGCCCGACGTGAAGGAGGCGAGGCGGCAGCCCGCGTCCCCGCCGCACACCGAGGTGTAGACGATGCCGTCCCGCACGAGCAGCGCGGGCGTGTCCTCGCCGCCCACGGGCACGCCCCCCAGGTCCAGCGCGAAGTCCGCCTCGAGGTCCCGGGTGGGAGGCTTCACGCACTCGCCGCCCTGACAGGTGCCCTCGTCCTGGCACGCCGTGGCGGGCGCGCACACCATGCCGTCCGGCGTGGGGAACGTCTTGCACGCGCCCTGGAAGCACAAGCGGGCCTGCTTGCAGTCCACGGCGCCACAGCGGATGAAGTCCTCGGCGTCCACCTCCTGGCAGCCGTCATCGCGGTCGCACACCCCCACCTTGCAGGGGTTCGTCGGCGCCGGGCAGACGACGTCCGACCGCACGCAGCCATACAGCGGCGAGCACGCATCCACCGTGCACGGGTTGTCGTCGTCGCACGTCCGGGGCGTCCCCACGCACGCGCCGGATTCGCAGTGGCCATCCGTCTGGCACCGGCTCTCCGGAACGCAGGCCGCGCCCTCCTCGAGCGGCGTCTCCACGCACGTCCCCGAGGCGAGGTCGAAGCGCGATGTGACGCACGGCCCCGACGGCTCGCACTTCAGCGGGCGCACGCCCAGCCCCTTCAACGGCACCGTCACCTCGCCGCTCGCCCCCTGGAGCACGAGCGCGCCTTGCGCCGCGGTGTCCCCCGCGAGGAACGTCACCGCCACCGTCACGGAGCCGCTGCCCGGCACCGTCACCTCCGGCGCCGCCACCGCGAACGGCGCCTGCGTGGACACCGCCACCTGGAGGCTCGCGCGCCCGGTGGCCTGCAGCGTCACCTCGCGCGAGGCGCGCTCTCCCTCCAGCACGCGTCCGAAGTCGACCTCGTCCACCTGGGAGCGGAAGCCCAGCCGCGATTCCCCCAGCCCCGGGTCGTAGCCGCAGCGGCATCCCCCCATCGACAGCACGAGCACGGCGAGCAGCAGGCGCCAGGGACGAGCGAGCGGACTCATGGACGCGACTCAAGCCCGACGGGCCCCGGCCACGCAACGTTCGCGAGGAGCGTCGTCGTCCGGGTGACTCAAGGCTCGGGGGCGGGGGCGCGTCGTCGAGCGAACATGCGCACCAGCACCGCCACCACGCCCACCGCCACCAGGCCGATGACGGCGTACTGGTAACGACTGACGAGCAGCGTCAACTTCTCCAGGTTGCCGCCCACCGCCGCGCCCAGGCCCAGCACCAGGCCGGTATGCGCCATGGCGGACACCGCGCCCAGGCCCAGCGCGTTGACGCGGGGCATGTGCGAGGCCCCGGCCGCGACGAAGATGAGGCCTCGGATGCCCGGCAGGAAGCGGTTCACCAGCAGCAGCCACGGACCATTGCGGCGCATGCGCGCCTGGACCTCCACCAGGCGCGCGTGGGTGATGCCGAAGAAGCTGCGCTCGGGCTGGGCCTCGAAGCGCTTCGCCAACCAATGACCCACCGCGTAGTTGATGGCGGCGCCCGCCACGCTGCCCGCCGTCACCACGAGGAACACGAGCAGCCACGGCTGCGTGCCGCGCACCGCGTAGACGCCGCCCAGCAAGGTGATGGAGTCACCCGGGAACGGCGGGACGATGTACTCCAGCGCCGCCGCGAGCCCGAGCACCACGAGGCCCAGGGGCCCCAGCGCGCCGATGATCTGGTCGATGTACTCCACCATCCGCGCGAACGCCCTCCTCCAGATGCCGGGCTCCAGTCATAAGGCACACCCGGCGGGAGCGAAAGCACCCGTCTCGGATGGTCAACAGAGCACGCCACCTCCAGGCACCCGGGCGTCGGCTATGCTGCGTCCCCGCCATGATTCTTCCGCGCCACTGGGACGCGCTGACCGCCACGCTGCACGCCGTGGACCTCGAGGGGAATCCCGAGGAGGCCTGGCGGTTCCTCGTCTACCGGGGCTTCGTCGAGGACTCCGCCGAGGGCGCTCGACGGTTCGTGGACCTCGTGCGCGAGAGCCTGACGACGCGGCATCCGCCGGCTGGTGGCCCCGTGGGCGCCATCCTCCGGACGCTGGTCCAGGAGCAGCGCGTGGACCCGCGTCAGGACGACGACCCCGAGGGGCGCTCCACGGGCAGGGTGTGGCGCCTGTGGAAGCGGAGGACGGCGCCAGCGGCGTCTCCGGTGTCCTGACTCCGGCCACGCCCCGCTCAGGTCGCGAGGCTCGCGGCCAGCAGCGCCGGCTCCGACGCCCTGGTCTGGACCACACCCCTCATGGCGCGAGGCTCGCGGCCAGCAGCGCCAGCTCTCCTCCGCCGGGACGCAGGCACGCCAGGCCGATGCGCGAGGACGTGGACGCGCGCGCGGCCGCGACGGTGAAGTGGAACCATCTGCACGCGCCGACGCGCTGCTCGAGCGCGCTCCAGTCGCTCGGTTCGCCCGCGACGCCCGCGAGCCCACCCAGGGTGCGCCAGGTGGACAGGCGCCCGTACGCGGCGCCTCGCGCTCCCGCCCAGCCCTCGGCGCCGAAGGTGGCGAGGGCGAAGAGCGTGGCCACGACATCCTCCAGGCCCTGTCGCTCGCAGTGGAGGTCCTCGGTCGCCACGAGGGGCTCGAGGCTCGCGTCCTCCAGGAAGGCGGTGAGGTGGTCGGCGCTCATCCGAGGCTGCGCGGGGCGCAGGGCGAACGCGCGGAGGAAGCGCTTCGCCGCGACGCCGTCCTCGCCCCAGTCGTCGATGACGGCGCCAGCGGAGGCGGCGAGCGGAACGGTCTCGAGGGACACATCGGCACGAGGTCCCAGCGGGAGTGTGTCTTCTTCATCCGAGCCCCGCGCCCTCGACGAGGCGAGGTGCGCCCTGAGGTCGAGGACCGCGTCCTCCACGTCCTCGACACCGAGGAGGCGGCCCAGCGACGACTCCCAGCGACCGCGGCTGAGCGGGAGGAGCGCCAGCGGATGGCCCTGCTCCGCGAGGCGCGCCCACAACCTGCGGACGCCGGGGGCCTTGTCCAACGACTCACCGCGCAGGACGAGCTCCTGCACGTAACAGGCGAACAGCTCCGTCAGGTCGTCGGGGCCGCTGCGACACTCGAGCAGCATGTGCAGGATGGGCGACGGGTTCCAACGCGCGAGCAGACCCGCGAGGTCCCGCGCGCGGTGCGCCTCCGAATGACGCCCCTGGAAGCGCGCGTCCCGGGGTTGGCGCGCGATGTCGAGCAGCGCCCGCGCGCCCGACACGCTCCCGCGCCGGGCGAGGACCTCCTCGACATGGTCGGACACCGCGTGGAGCCGCCCATGCGTCTCGACGGGCGTGACGGGAAACCGCGCCTCCACCTCCGCGGCGAGCGCGACCAGGGTGGTGAAGTCCCCTTGCTCCGCCACCCCCTCCACCCTGCGCAGCGCGTCGCGGACACCGGTGCCGGAGGCGATTTCCTCGAAGAGAGCGCTCACCGTCGAAGTCATGCCGACAGCCTACAGACAATGCAGGCAGCGCTGGAATAGCGGGTTTGCACGGCCTCCTGGGACCCGGGTGCCGCGGACGTTGGTTGGAGGTGGATGCCTCAAGGCTCCCGTTCCGAGTGGGGGAGACAGTCCTCGAAGAGCGCATGGACCCGGTCGAACCACTTCACCACGGGCCGCCAGTCCGCTGGGGGGCGGCTCCACCACTCCAGGCGCAGCGAATGGAAGGAGGCGCGCTGCTCCACGCCGAACCGGACTCCATCCATGGCGATTCCGAGAGATCCGAACGACAGGCCAGGAAGCGGAAGTTCCCGTCCCTCGGCCTCGAGCTCCCACCAGCGCGCTGAGGCGACGGTGGCGTCGGCCGTCTTCAGGCGCAGCTCCCTCACGGGCATGCCTCGGATGACTCCCCCCGGCTGCATGGGCCGTTCGACTTCACTCCGCCGCTCCCACGTGACTCGACGAACAAGAAACCCCGACGTGAGCTTCGAGGCATCCTTCCAGAGAAGCCAGGAGCGGTACTGCCCCAAGCTCCGATACTCCCAGATGCGAAGCCATGGCGTTCCCCGGGGAAGTGCCGGGACCGCGTCCTGCGGGTTCTCGAGCGCCGCCATCGCCTGCTCGTCGAGACGGCGATTGTGCTCGTGGACTGCCTCATCCTGATGTGTCGACATCGTAGACCTCCCGGGTGGACCGCCCGGGAGTGGACGGTAGGGCCGTACTCGGAACAACCCCACGGCTCCCACGCAGCCTCACGTACCCGCCTGACGGGTACGCGGGCTCAAGTCAGAGACCGGAGACGCCCCCCCACTGTCCTCGACACGGCCTATCCGGGCCGCGGAGTCACGTGGTGGGCGGAGACGACGACGGACCGGGAACGGGCATCACCGTGCCGCCGTACTGCGTGGCCGCCAGCGTGCCGCACGCCGCGCCAATCTCCTTGCCACCCGAGTACCGCCGCGCCACCGGCGCCTTCAGTATCTGCAGGTGGTCCCGGAACGCGCTCAACTCCTCCGCCGTCGGCGGCAGGTACTTGCCCGTCGGGTCCGTCACGTCGATGAGGTCCACCTTGATGGGGATGCCCTCGAACGCCGCCTTCAGCGCCTCCGCGTCCTCGCGCTCCAGGTTGAAGCCGCGGATGGCCACGTAGGCGATCATCGCCCGCTCACGCCGCGCCTGGCTGTACTCGCGGATGGCCTCGATGAGCTCCGGCAACGGGTGCGTCTTCTCGATGGGCAGCACCTGCGCGCGCTTGGACGCGATGGCGCTCGTCACCGAGAACGCCAGCCGGTACGGATGCCCCTCGCGCGTGTAGCGCCGGATGGCCGGCACGTGCCCCGCCGTGGAGAAGGTGATGGCCGTCCCGGAGATGGAGAAGCCCGCCGGGTTCGACAGGATGCCCGCCGCCCGCAGCGTCTCCTTGTAGTTGAGCAGCGGCTCCCCCATCCCCATGAACACCACGCCCCGCACCGGCCGGTCCGCCTCCGCCCGCACCTGGAGCACCTGGTCCAATATCTCCCAGGTCTGGAGGTTCCGTTTGAAGCCCAATTTCCCCGTCATGCAGAAGTCGCACGCCAGCGCACAGCCCACCTGGCTGGAGACGCAGACGACGTACTTCTCGTCGAAGATGGGGATGCGGACGGCCTCGATGCGCCCGCCCAGGGGCGAGTCGAAGAGGTACTTCACGAAGCCGTCGTCCGCGCGGCGGCGCTCGACCACCGTCAGCCGCGGCATCTCCCCGTGGGCGCGCAGGTGGTCCGCGACGCGGCGCGGCACCTGGGGGGAGTTGGCCACCTCGTCCACCGTGCCGCGCCCGTGGGCGAAGACGGCGGCGAACACCTTGCGCACGGCCGTGGGCGAGGGGGAGAGGGGCGCGAGCGCCTCGTGCAGCTCCGGGAGCGACAGTTGCTTCAGGTTCACGAGGCGGACTTGATCTTCGCGCGCAGGAACTCCGTCAGCTTCGACGAGACCTCCTTGGGCATCCGAGCAGCCAGGGCACGCTTACACAGGCCGGGCGTCGCGCGGTAGGTGGCCAGGAACTCCTCGCAGGGACTGCACCCGGACAGGTGCTCCTGGAGATGCTTCGCCTCGTCTGGCGACATCTCACCCTCGAGGTATTCCAGCAGGAGGTTGATCGAGTCTTTACAGGTGTACATCCGAACCTCGGCTGGCTGCGGCGCGCCTTCTCGTCCTTGCATCGGAAGATGCGGAGCCCCCCGTTCGCGTTTCACGGGCCGCGATTGTCGCGGTTGTAGAAGGTGTCGATGGCTTCCCGAAGCGCGAGTCGGGCCCTGTGCAGACGGCTCTTGATGGCGGGGATGGAGTCCCCCGTCACCTCTGCGATTTGTTCGTAACTGAGCCCGTCCACGTCTTTCAAGAGGAAGACCTCACGATACCCCTCGGGGAGGCGGTCGGCCGCCTGCCGGATGGCCTGCCCCAGCTCGGCGTCGAGCGCCTTCTCCTCGGCGTCCCGGCTCCAGTCGGTGACGGGATAGTCGGCGAGTGTACCACGGGGCGTGAATTCCGGCCCCTGCAGCTCCGCCTCCGCGGCCTGGGCCACCCGGCGGTGGCGCAGGCGCATGAGCGCGTGGTTGGCCGCGATGCGGTGGACCCACGAGCCGAAGGCCGCATCCCCGCGGAAATCCTTGAGATGTTGATAGGCGGACAGGAAGGTGTCCTGGGTGATTTCGGCGGCGTCCGCCTCCGAGCGCGTCATCCGCAGGGCCAGGCCATAGACCTTGTCCTGGTGCGCCTCCACCAGGGCCTCGAAGGCGGACATGTCTCCGTCCTGGGCCCGGGCGAGGAGCTGGCGATCATCTTCCGTGGCGACCTCGTCGGACATGGCGGGGCGCACCCAACCAGCCAGAAGCGCCTTCGTCAAGGCCGGTTGCGAGCCCTCGTCGAAGGTCGCTTGCTGACATGTTGACTGTCCTGGACCCAGAGTCGAAAGGGCTCGTCGGCCCAGGCTCCGGCGTAGTCCACGCCGATGCGCGGCCCCCTCGCCACGCGCGAGGAAGGCACGGGCGTGCCGGGCAGCAGGTGCAGCCCCGGCGACTGCAGGTCCACGCGGTTGTGGGCCAGCGTCAGCCCCAGGGACTTGCACAGCCGGCCGGGGCCGTCCGTGCGCAGGTCCGCGCCCAACCCCTCCACCGGCTCCACCGCGCGCACCAGCACCGCGGCCCCCACGCCGGGCACGTCGGTGACGACGTTGAAGCAGCGGTGCATCCCGTAGATGAGGTAGACGTACGCGCGCCCCGCCGGGCCGAACATGACCTCCGTGCGTGGGGTGAGCCCCTTGGAGGCGTGGCAGGCCAGGTCGTGCTCACCGATGTAGGCCTCCGTCTCGACGATGCGGCCCACCCGGCGCAGGCCGTCCTGGACGACGACGAGATGGGTGCCCAGGAGGTCACGGGCTACCTCCAGGGCGGGGCGGGCGTAGAAGGACACGGGCAGCGGAGTCACGGCGGGGATTGTACCGGCCAACACTCGGCGGCGCCCGGGATGAGGGCATCCGTCCGCCAGCGGAAACCCGCGTGGCCCATCGCGGCATCGCGGCAGTTCACTCCGGGGCAGGGCTGGGGCAGATTGCGCCGCACCATGTCCAAACACGGCCGGCTCTCCGGTCTCCTGCTCCCCCTGTTCTCGCTCCGTTCCCGGACGGACTTCGGCATCGGTGACTTCGGCGCGCTCGACGGGCTGTTCGCCTGGATGAAGGCCGCCCGCCAGCGGATGCTGATGCTGCTGCCGCTCTTGCCCACGGCGCCCGGTGACTCGAGCCCCTACGCGACGCGCTCCGCCTTCGGCCTCAACCCCCTGTTCATCGACCTGCACCAGCTGCCCGAATTCGTCGCCTCCGGCGGCGAGGCCGCGCTGTCCCAGGCGCAGCGCCAGCAACTGGCCGAGGCCCGCGCCGCGCCCCGCGTGCGCTACGACCTGGTGTTCCCGCTGAAGGACGCCGCCTTCGCGCGCGCGTTCGACCACTTCGAGGAGCACCACTGGACGAGCCAGTCCGAGCGCGCCCGCGCCTTCCGCCAGTGGCGCGCCGCCCAGGGGGACTGGCTGGAGAACTACGCGCTGTTCACCGCCATCAGCGAAGAGGAGCAGCGCCGCGCCTGGTGGGAGTGGCCAGAAGCCCTGCGCACCCGCCAGCCGGAGGCGCTCGCCGCGAAGGCGGACAGCCTGGAGCGCCGCGTGCGCTACCACGCGTGGCTGCAGTGGGTGGCCGAACAGCAGTGGGACGCCGCGCGCGCCCGCGCCGCCGACCACCAGGTGCTGCTGTGCGGCGACGAGCCCTTCATCATCGGCCAGGACAGCGCGGACTGCTGGGCCTACCCCACCATCCTGCGCCGCGACGCGCGGCTGGGCGTGCCCCCGGACGACTTCTCCGCCACGGGCCAGGACTGGGGCCTGCCCTACTTCGACTTCGCCGCCATGGAGAAGGATGACTACGCCTGGCTCAAGGCGCGCGCGAAGAAGGCGGCCAGCTACTACGACCTGCGCCGCGTGGACCACGCGGTGGGCTACTTCCGTCAGTGGATTCGCGACGAGCAGACGCCCACCGGGCGCTTCATCCCCCCGGACGAGGAGAGCCACCGGCGGCTGGGGCGGCGGCACTTCGAGCTGCTGTCCGAGGGCGCCGGCATCGTCGCCGAGGACCTGGGCGTCATCCCGCCCTTCGTGCGCCACATCCTCGCGGAGCTGAAGCTGCCCGGCTACCGCGTCATGCGCTGGGAGCGCGACGACCACGTCTACCGCGACCCGCACCACTTCCCCACCGTGTCCCTGGTGACGACGGGCACCCACGACACGGACACGATGGTCGAATGGTGGGAGGGCGCGCGCGACGACGAGCGCGCCGCCGCCGCGCGGGCGTGGCCGGAGCTGCACGGGGTGACGGTGGCGCGCGAGGTGACGCCGGACCTGCACCGCGCGCTGCTCGCCGCGGCGCTCAACGCCAGCAGCGAGCTGTGCGTGCTGCCCTGGCAGGACATCCTCGGCACGAGGGACCGCATCAACCTGCCGGGCTCCATGAGCGACGCCAACTGGGCGTACCGCATCGCGCAGGACACGTCCGCGCTGCTGTCGGAGCCCCAGACGCGCGAGGCCGCGGAGCGGCTGGCCTGGCTCACCGCGTCCGCGCGGCGCTGAGCGCTGGCGGCCCCCGCCCCGGTCCGGGAGTCACGCTCCCGGGCCCCGTGGAAGGAGGCCGTCCGGCCCCACCTTCAGTCGATGCACTTCACCTGACCCGGGAAGCCGTCGAAGATGGCGCAGCGGCGGTTGGGGTTGGCGCACTCCAGCCGCTCGCAGATGTCGTCGGTGATGCACAGGGGCGGGGTGCGGCCGAAGCTGAGGAACAGCTCGGCGCAGAACTCGTAGGCCCCGGTGCAGCCCACGGAGCTGCAGTACGGGGCATCCGCGATGGTCTCCCCTTCCTTGAGCCGCACCACCTCGTCCTCGTCCACGCCACAGGCGGTGCCGAGCGCGGAGAGAAGACCGAAAACCAGGAGCCGAATTCGCCGGGACTGGAGCATGCCCCCCAATCTGGCGCACCTGGGCCCGGCTTGCACGCGACACCCCGCGTGGGACAAGGACCAGCCGACAGACGGGTTGGAGCCGGGACGTTGGAATGCGACATTGGGTGATGAACGTCCACCGGGAGACGCGTCAGACGCTTGCCTTCCGGCTAGAAACGCCCCGTGGCCGCCGACCTTCCCCGAATCCT
This region of Myxococcus stipitatus genomic DNA includes:
- a CDS encoding ABC transporter substrate-binding protein: MGAKRYLFAFGLAAGVLSALVLGGVLQVAGGQQLTTSSWTALLVATPTLYLVGGYLAWFRWAALRRLARRQVMARLAEGDLTTAGGPRYEGHEDVRRLILSLRRALSQVQRVTGNLHRTSNEVSEQASALLEAARRQGGAVERTLQSVNGMGASLQVVGKRVHQLEAFAVDTTGSLLEMTERLEQVVDGLSQVNDFASRTTALMQAMSERLANIASSGDELARFASEAEDFVSLVEGGIDSVRRRANETNQLAMAVTATAERGEVLVADSVKGMYQVEETVRKAAELMGTLGARSTEIGRIVDVIQEIADQTNLLALNAAIIAAQAGEHGRPFGVVANEIRNLAERTTRSTREIGAMVSGVRDAVQTAVALVREGREQATAGVALGDRASEALVEIRTITQRTFSAVEATVAETQRLEAQGATVVEASRRVARRVEDVTRMAIEQSGHARELVRQTHEMARVGHTASQKAEDQARAGRELSDSVVRLSASIDELRSANLVLTHADASIREEVAQVREDARRVIRIGDGLTRTVDQLGHEALGLETEVFRFRLPQPRTGGTLRVVLHQAASLRNRQAVDPLFSVENQLAELTACAFSGLVRLADGGLEPDLAERWDADPSARRYRFYLRRGVSFHDGAPLTAQDVKRHLERLLDPAVRSPDRSLLEDVEGATEYTSGMARDVSGIEALDESTLEIRLREPKAFFLHLMALTPTAVARVDAGGRLVGTGPFRVASLEPERVVLERNTAFWRTGAPLLDRLEFQLVDSREEAVGRLQRGAADLVSFLSAEHVDVPGLESFQVVASTTPSTAFVALNSREAPYDDVRVRRALRAGMDITAMVEQFHPGARVARTLTPPELLGGAEVNPVPVPDLALAEQLLRDVGLRRLRLTLHHPTGRDTSAEDAVLFRPLLQAGLLELRHVAMPPEEYTARLREGKIPAFRTLWLADFPDPDTFLHFLLNSSAQTVYPLGYRNAELDRITAEARVSIDPELRQQLYIRAEHLFRADCPLIPLYHDRIHAAATTSVQGLRLHQAPPQVRFEDLWVDPNATT
- a CDS encoding DedA family protein translates to MVEYIDQIIGALGPLGLVVLGLAAALEYIVPPFPGDSITLLGGVYAVRGTQPWLLVFLVVTAGSVAGAAINYAVGHWLAKRFEAQPERSFFGITHARLVEVQARMRRNGPWLLLVNRFLPGIRGLIFVAAGASHMPRVNALGLGAVSAMAHTGLVLGLGAAVGGNLEKLTLLVSRYQYAVIGLVAVGVVAVLVRMFARRRAPAPEP
- a CDS encoding DUF6183 family protein is translated as MTSTVSALFEEIASGTGVRDALRRVEGVAEQGDFTTLVALAAEVEARFPVTPVETHGRLHAVSDHVEEVLARRGSVSGARALLDIARQPRDARFQGRHSEAHRARDLAGLLARWNPSPILHMLLECRSGPDDLTELFACYVQELVLRGESLDKAPGVRRLWARLAEQGHPLALLPLSRGRWESSLGRLLGVEDVEDAVLDLRAHLASSRARGSDEEDTLPLGPRADVSLETVPLAASAGAVIDDWGEDGVAAKRFLRAFALRPAQPRMSADHLTAFLEDASLEPLVATEDLHCERQGLEDVVATLFALATFGAEGWAGARGAAYGRLSTWRTLGGLAGVAGEPSDWSALEQRVGACRWFHFTVAAARASTSSRIGLACLRPGGGELALLAASLAP
- a CDS encoding radical SAM protein produces the protein MNLKQLSLPELHEALAPLSPSPTAVRKVFAAVFAHGRGTVDEVANSPQVPRRVADHLRAHGEMPRLTVVERRRADDGFVKYLFDSPLGGRIEAVRIPIFDEKYVVCVSSQVGCALACDFCMTGKLGFKRNLQTWEILDQVLQVRAEADRPVRGVVFMGMGEPLLNYKETLRAAGILSNPAGFSISGTAITFSTAGHVPAIRRYTREGHPYRLAFSVTSAIASKRAQVLPIEKTHPLPELIEAIREYSQARRERAMIAYVAIRGFNLEREDAEALKAAFEGIPIKVDLIDVTDPTGKYLPPTAEELSAFRDHLQILKAPVARRYSGGKEIGAACGTLAATQYGGTVMPVPGPSSSPPTT
- a CDS encoding anti-sigma factor family protein is translated as MYTCKDSINLLLEYLEGEMSPDEAKHLQEHLSGCSPCEEFLATYRATPGLCKRALAARMPKEVSSKLTEFLRAKIKSAS
- a CDS encoding RNA polymerase sigma factor — its product is MSDEVATEDDRQLLARAQDGDMSAFEALVEAHQDKVYGLALRMTRSEADAAEITQDTFLSAYQHLKDFRGDAAFGSWVHRIAANHALMRLRHRRVAQAAEAELQGPEFTPRGTLADYPVTDWSRDAEEKALDAELGQAIRQAADRLPEGYREVFLLKDVDGLSYEQIAEVTGDSIPAIKSRLHRARLALREAIDTFYNRDNRGP
- a CDS encoding DNA-3-methyladenine glycosylase gives rise to the protein MTPLPVSFYARPALEVARDLLGTHLVVVQDGLRRVGRIVETEAYIGEHDLACHASKGLTPRTEVMFGPAGRAYVYLIYGMHRCFNVVTDVPGVGAAVLVRAVEPVEGLGADLRTDGPGRLCKSLGLTLAHNRVDLQSPGLHLLPGTPVPSSRVARGPRIGVDYAGAWADEPFRLWVQDSQHVSKRPSTRARNRP
- a CDS encoding 4-alpha-glucanotransferase, whose amino-acid sequence is MSKHGRLSGLLLPLFSLRSRTDFGIGDFGALDGLFAWMKAARQRMLMLLPLLPTAPGDSSPYATRSAFGLNPLFIDLHQLPEFVASGGEAALSQAQRQQLAEARAAPRVRYDLVFPLKDAAFARAFDHFEEHHWTSQSERARAFRQWRAAQGDWLENYALFTAISEEEQRRAWWEWPEALRTRQPEALAAKADSLERRVRYHAWLQWVAEQQWDAARARAADHQVLLCGDEPFIIGQDSADCWAYPTILRRDARLGVPPDDFSATGQDWGLPYFDFAAMEKDDYAWLKARAKKAASYYDLRRVDHAVGYFRQWIRDEQTPTGRFIPPDEESHRRLGRRHFELLSEGAGIVAEDLGVIPPFVRHILAELKLPGYRVMRWERDDHVYRDPHHFPTVSLVTTGTHDTDTMVEWWEGARDDERAAAARAWPELHGVTVAREVTPDLHRALLAAALNASSELCVLPWQDILGTRDRINLPGSMSDANWAYRIAQDTSALLSEPQTREAAERLAWLTASARR